One Echeneis naucrates chromosome 1, fEcheNa1.1, whole genome shotgun sequence DNA segment encodes these proteins:
- the rpl9 gene encoding large ribosomal subunit protein uL6 — translation MKTILSSQTVDIPDNVEVRLKGRTVIVKGPRGKLVREFNHINLELSLLGKKQKKLRVDKWWGNRKELATVRTICSHVQNMIKGVTLGFRYKMRSVYAHFPINVVIQESGTLVEIRNFLGEKYIRRVRMRPGVVCSVSAAQKDELVLEGNDVELVSNSSALIQQATTVKNKDIRKFLDGIYVSEKGTVVEPDQ, via the exons ATGAAGACCATTCTCAGCAGTCAGACAGTCGACATCCCCGACAATG TCGAGGTGAGGTTGAAGGGGCGGACAGTGATCGTCAAGGGGCCCCGTGGAAAACTCGTCAGGGAGTTCAACCACATCAACCTGGAGCTCAGCCTGCTGGGCAAGAAACAGAAGAAG CTTCGTGTGGATAAATGGTGGGGTAACAGGAAGGAGCTGGCCACAGTGCGCACCATATGCAGCCACGTCCAGAACATGATCAAGGGAGTCACTTTG GGTTTCCGGTACAAAATGCGTTCTGTGTACGCCCATTTCCCCATCAACGTCGTCATTCAGGAGAGTGGCACCCTGGTGGAGATCAGGAACTTCCTGGGAGAGAAGTACATCCGCCGTGTCAGAATGAGGCCTG GTGTGGTCTGCTCAGTCTCTGCTGCACAGAAGGACGAGCTGGTGCTGGAGGGCAACGATGTTGAGCTGGTGTCTAACTCTT CTGCTCTGATCCAGCAGGCCACCACAGTCAAAAACAAGGATATCAGAAAGTTCTTGGACGGTATTTACGTGTCTGAGAAGGGAACAGTAGTGGAGCCGGATCAGTAA